ACGGCGGTCCAAATGGTGGCGGCCACGGTGGTGGCAATCATGGCGGCGGTGGTCATGGTCCGGCCGCTCCGATGAAACCATACGAGCGTCTGATTAAGAGCGGTCTCGTCGAGGTGGAGGCGCTCTGCTTCATCCGCGGCCGATCGATTGCCCGCCGCTTCTTCATTCTGGATGAAGCGCAGCAGCTCACGCCGCACGAAGTGAAGACGGTCATCACGCGTATCTCCGAAGGTTCGAAGATCGTGCTGATCGGCGATCCGGCCCAGATCGACAACCCGTATGTGGATGCGCGCAGCAACGGTCTCGTTTACTGCCACAACCGCATGAAGGGCCACGCGATCTCCGCACACGTAAAGCTCACCAAGGGCGAACGCTCGAAGCTCGCCGAACTCGCGGCCGACCTGCTCTGAGTCCGGTCAGTCTGTAACGGGTATCCGAATACAAAACGCCCGCCTCTTTTTTGGAGGCGGGCGTTTTTTGTTAAATCCTCACATCTCGGCCTGCCGTGCGAAGAGCCAGAGGAGGTCGGACACGCGGTTGATGTAATGACCGAGCAGCGGACGCACGGTGCGGCCCTGAGCGGGCAGGCCGACGAGACGGCGTTCGGCACGACGCGCGGTGGTGCGCGCCAAGTCGAGCGCGGCGGCGTGGAGGTTCGCGCCAGGCGTGGCCCAGCCGTCGAATCTCACGTTTTGCGCTTCGACCGCGGCCACGGCTTCGTCGATACGCACGAGATCGGCATCGGTGAGCTTGGGAAACTCGGATTCGGCGTAACGGGCGGCGTCCGTCTCCGCGCAGGCGATTTCGCCCATGAGATTGACCAGATCTTTCTGGATGCGCTCGAGCTCGGTGCGACGCGCCGCGTCGGCGCAGGTGGCCTTGGCGAAGCCCACGGCGGCGTTGAGCTCGTCAAAAGCGCCGACGGCTTCGATTTGCGGATGATCCTTGGGCACGCGCTGGCCGTAGAGAAAGCCAGTGGTGCCGTCGTCGCCGGTGCGGGTCGCGATGGATGACATGCGGCGAACTTCACGGCGCGGCGGGCTTTTCGCCAACGGAAAATAAAAAGCCCCGGGAATTATTCCCGAGGCGTGAACCCTGACTTGGCGGAGCCGGTGAAATCAGAAGCCGATATTGATGATCGGGAAAACCTTGGGCAGCGGGTCAAACTGGTCCCAGTCGCGGGTATTGACCTGATTCCACAGACCGATCTGCACGCCTTTGAGGCTTTCGGCATAGTTGATGAAGCCAAACTGAATGCCGTAAACATGCTTGGAGACATTCACGAGGCCGATGCCCAGACCGGACATGTTCGCAGTGGCGAGGGCGTTGAAGTTGAGCAGACCGGTTTGCAGACCGGTGACCTTGGATTGGTTAAGGTTCACCCAGCCGCTTTGCCAGCCGCTCACTTCACCTTGTGCGTTGTTGACGACGCCCCACTGGACACCGGTGGTGGTGCCGCCGACGTAGTTATAAAGTGTGAAAATACCGCCCAAGCCGGTGAAGTCGCCGGTGGTGGAATGGGCGAAACCGATATCGAGGCCCTTTACGTTGCGATTTTCGCCGTAGATCTGAAGGCGGATACCGGAAACATCTTCAGTCGAATCCACGAGCTGCGGCTCGGGTGCCCAGAGTGAGGCTTGAAAAAAAGATTCGGCGCGGGCGGAAACAAACAGGCTTCCAATGGCGGACAGAAACAAGACGGCTTTTAGCGATTTCATTGGGGGTAGGGGCTAACGTGATCGCAGGGGTAGGATCACGTTATGAGTCTGATTAATTGACGCAAAAAAGCACGCTCTTTAACGCCCGCTTTTGTAAGCAAGGAGTTAAAAAACGTGCCATTGCACGTGACTCTTTGACCGCGAAAAATACCCGGTGTTCGCGAAAAAAATCAGGCGATTTTTTTCGCGGCGGCCTGGGCCTTGAGGCAGAGCTCGGCGGCCTTGAAGGCGTGAGCTTGCGTCATGGCTTTTTCAGTGCGGTGGAGACAGTCCAGAATGAGTTCACCGAAGTAACGGAAGCCGACCTGTCCCTCAACGTGGAGATGCTGTTCACCCTTTTCATCAACGAGGTAGACATGATTGCCAGTTTTCTCGCGGCCCACATCGACGTATTTACGCAGCTCGATGTAGCCCTTGGTGCCGAGGATCGTCATCCGTCCGTCGCCCCAAGTGCTGAGGCCGGCGGGAGTGAACCAATCGACGCGGATGTAATTGGACGTGCCGTTGTTGCCGACGAGGCTGGCCTCGCCGAAATCCTCGAACTCCGGCGTGTCGGGATTCGCGTAGTTGGCGACGGCGGCGTTGGTCACGGTGGCGTCGGTCGCGCCGGTGAAGGTGAGGAACTGTTCGAATTGGTGGCTGCCAATGTCGCACAGAATGCCGCCGTATTGCTCCTTTTTGAAGAACCAGTCGGGGCGGCCGGTGCCGAGGCGGTGCGGTCCGAGGCCGATTACTTGAATCACGCGGCCGATGGCGCCCTGTTGGACGAGATCGGTGGCATACATGGCGGATTCAACGTGCAGGCGCTCACTGAAATACACGGCGTATTTGCGACCAGTGCGGGCGACGACCGCCTTGGCCTCGGCGAGTTGATCGAGGGTGGTGAACGGCGTCTTGTCGGTGAAGTAGTCCTTGCCGGCTTCCATGACACGGCAACCGAGGGCGCCACGCAGATTGGGAATGGCGGCGGCGGCCACGAGCTGCACGGCGGGATCGGCGAGAACTTCGTCCAGCGAGCGGGCGACCTTCGCGCTGGGAAACCGGGAAGCAAGAGCTTCGGCCTTGGCGGTGTCGGCATCGTAAACCCACTTGAGTTGCGCTCCGGCTTCGACGAGGCCGTTGCACTGGCCGTTGATGTGGCCGTGATCGAGATGGACGGCGGCGAAAATGAATTCGCCGGGTTTGACGACCGGGCGGGGTTTGCCCTGAGGGGCGTAGTTCATTCCGTCAGATTTTTGGCTCATGGTAAGGGGAAAGGGTTACCCAGAATCCAAACTGAATCCCCCGCGTGAGGCGAGGGAAGGAATCCTGCAAACTGTCTCAGCGGTGGTATGAAACCACCGGTCTGCCCGGACTTATTTTTCGCTGCAACCGGTGGCGCCCGCCTCGGCTTCGCCCTGTTCACGGGTTTCTTTCGCGAGTTCCTTGATCTCTTTCTCGATGCCCGTGCGCACTTTTTTCTCCATACGATCAATGAAGAGCGTGCCGTTGAGATGATCGACCTCGTGCTGGATGCAGCGTCCGAGCAAGCCATCGCAAACCAGAGTGTGTGAAGTGCCTTGCAAATCTTGAAACACCACGCGGATCACATCGGGCCGGATTACATCGCCGCGGATATCCGGAAACGACAGGCAGCCTTCCTCGTAAACGGTTTTTTCGGACGGCAGCACGGTCACAATGGGATTGGCCAGAGCGAGCGGCATGAACAATTCCAGCGGCGGTCGGGCGCCATCGAGTTCCCACTCGAAGTCACGATCGGCCGCGCGCAGGTCCACCACACAGAACTGGAGCGCCTTGCCGACTTGCTGCGCGGCGAGCCCGATGCCGGACGCGGTGTGCATGGTGGCCACCATCTGCTCCGAAAAGAGAGCGAGAGCGGAGTCGAAAACCTTCACGGGCTCGCCCTTTTTGCGGAGCACGGGGTCGTTGTAGCGAACAATTCGGAGGGCCATGTGTCTTCTATGTTTAAGGCCGCGTAACGTGTATTTGCCATGCGCGTGCGGCAAACGAATACTTTAACGCGCATGACGTCCTCCCGTTCTCCCTTTTCCGGATCAGCTTCGATCTGGATGCTTGCCGGCCTGTTGCTGCTGGCGGCGGCGTGGATCGTGCCCGTCAATCTGAAGTCGGTCACCCCCGCGCTCTTAAAGGAGGCCGGCGAAGGCACATCCACCGTGGCCCGGCTCGGACGCCAATTGCTCGACCGTGAGAAACCCGGTCCGGCCGCACTCGTGCTCGCCGCGTCGCGCACCCTCGGTGACCCGCAGGCACCGGCGCTAGCCACGGCGATTGACAACATTACCCACCGCCAGCCCGAACTCGTGCCGTGGGGCGGCTGGGATCCGTTTCTCGATCCGCTTTTCAGCCTTAAGGAAAACACCGGCCGCAGCGCGAGCACACCCGTCCTCACGTTTTTCATCACCGAAAAATCCCGCGCCGGCCTGCTCGCCTACCTGAAAAATTCGCGCTCGCAAGGCGTGCAAACGTTGCTGCGCGTGCGCGACGTTCCCGAGGCGGGGCGCTTTGTGCCTGCGACCAAGCCCGGCGGCCAGACGCTCGATGCCGTGGTGCTGCTTTCCGCGCTGCTTTATCAGGGCGATCATTTTTCAGCTCCGCTTCAACGCGAGTTGCGCGATTTGGCGCAGACCGCTGCGACGCAAAACAACCTGGGCGAATTGGAGCCCGCGTTCATCGACCTGCTTTCGCTGGGACGTCGGCTTGATTGGATTCAGCTCACCGAGTTGATGCGGGTGACCGACAGCGTGAAAACCACCGGAGAATTCGCACAGCTCGCGCGCGCCGCGTCCGACGATCTGCCGGTGATTTATGCCGCCGCGTTGCTCACCGGGTCGGCGGATCGCGTGGCGACGTATCTGTTGAAATACGGTCGTCCGGGCATGGACGATCTAAAGCTGGCTCTCACGCTCGGCCAGGGCGCCACGGAGCAGCTGCTTGCGCGCCAAGTGCCGGTCAACCGCCAGCCCGCCCCGTCGTTCGGCCCGATTACATTGATGGCGTTGCTCTACCCGAAGCTGGCGCTGA
This window of the Rariglobus hedericola genome carries:
- a CDS encoding LA_2272 family surface repeat-containing protein; translation: MKSLKAVLFLSAIGSLFVSARAESFFQASLWAPEPQLVDSTEDVSGIRLQIYGENRNVKGLDIGFAHSTTGDFTGLGGIFTLYNYVGGTTTGVQWGVVNNAQGEVSGWQSGWVNLNQSKVTGLQTGLLNFNALATANMSGLGIGLVNVSKHVYGIQFGFINYAESLKGVQIGLWNQVNTRDWDQFDPLPKVFPIINIGF
- the def gene encoding peptide deformylase, which produces MALRIVRYNDPVLRKKGEPVKVFDSALALFSEQMVATMHTASGIGLAAQQVGKALQFCVVDLRAADRDFEWELDGARPPLELFMPLALANPIVTVLPSEKTVYEEGCLSFPDIRGDVIRPDVIRVVFQDLQGTSHTLVCDGLLGRCIQHEVDHLNGTLFIDRMEKKVRTGIEKEIKELAKETREQGEAEAGATGCSEK
- a CDS encoding cob(I)yrinic acid a,c-diamide adenosyltransferase produces the protein MSSIATRTGDDGTTGFLYGQRVPKDHPQIEAVGAFDELNAAVGFAKATCADAARRTELERIQKDLVNLMGEIACAETDAARYAESEFPKLTDADLVRIDEAVAAVEAQNVRFDGWATPGANLHAAALDLARTTARRAERRLVGLPAQGRTVRPLLGHYINRVSDLLWLFARQAEM
- a CDS encoding Gfo/Idh/MocA family protein encodes the protein MSQKSDGMNYAPQGKPRPVVKPGEFIFAAVHLDHGHINGQCNGLVEAGAQLKWVYDADTAKAEALASRFPSAKVARSLDEVLADPAVQLVAAAAIPNLRGALGCRVMEAGKDYFTDKTPFTTLDQLAEAKAVVARTGRKYAVYFSERLHVESAMYATDLVQQGAIGRVIQVIGLGPHRLGTGRPDWFFKKEQYGGILCDIGSHQFEQFLTFTGATDATVTNAAVANYANPDTPEFEDFGEASLVGNNGTSNYIRVDWFTPAGLSTWGDGRMTILGTKGYIELRKYVDVGREKTGNHVYLVDEKGEQHLHVEGQVGFRYFGELILDCLHRTEKAMTQAHAFKAAELCLKAQAAAKKIA